The Acinonyx jubatus isolate Ajub_Pintada_27869175 chromosome D2, VMU_Ajub_asm_v1.0, whole genome shotgun sequence genome contains a region encoding:
- the TAF5 gene encoding transcription initiation factor TFIID subunit 5, whose protein sequence is MAALAEEQTEVAVKLEPEGPPTLLPPQAGDGAGEGGGGTTNNGPNGGGGNVAAASSSAGGDGGTPKPSVAVSAVAPAGAATVPAAAPEAGAPHDRQTLLAVLQFLRQSNLREAEEALRREARLLEEAVAGTGVPGEADGAGAEAASALLSRVTASAPGPAATDPPGTGASGAAAVSGLATGPAAPGKVGSVAVEDQPDVSAVLSAYNQQGDPTMYEEYYSGLKHFIECSLDCHRAELSQLFYPLFVHMYLELVYNQHENEAKSFFEKFHGDQECYYQDDLRVLSSLTKKEHMKGNETMLDFRTSKFVLRISRDSYQLLKRHLQEKQNNQIWNIVQEHLYIDIFDGMPRSKQQIDAMVGSLAGEAKREANKSKVFFGLLKEPEIEVPLDDEDEEGENEEGKPKKKKPKKDSIGSKSKKQDPNAPPQNRIPLPELKDSDKLDKIMNMKETTKRVRLGPDCLPSICFYTFLNAYQGLTAVDVTDDSSLIAGGFADSTVRVWSVTPKKLRSVKQAADLSLIDKESDDVLERIMDEKTASELKILYGHSGPVYGASFSPDRNYLLSSSEDGTVRLWSLQTFTCLVGYKGHNYPVWDTQFSPYGYYFVSGGHDRVARLWATDHYQPLRIFAGHLADVNCTRFHPNSNYVATGSADRTVRLWDVLNGNCVRIFTGHKGPIHSLTFSPNGRFLATGATDGRVLLWDIGHGLMVGELKGHTDTVCSLRFSRDGEILASGSMDNTVRLWDAVKAFEDLETDDFTTATGHINLPENSQELLLGTYMTKSTPVVHLHFTRRNLVLAAGAYSPQ, encoded by the exons ATGGCGGCGCTGGCGGAGGAGCAGACGGAGGTGGCGGTCAAGTTAGAGCCTGAGGGACCGCCGACGCTGCTACCTCCGCAGGCGGGGGACGGCGCTGGCGAGGGTGGCGGCGGCACTACCAACAACGGCCCTAACGGCGGCGGCGGGAACGTTGCGGCGGCGTCGTCGTCGGCCGGCGGGGATGGTGGGACCCCCAAACCCTCGGTGGCTGTCTCCGCCGTTGCTCCGGCGGGGGCGGCCACGGTGCCCGCCGCTGCTCCGGAGGCCGGAGCTCCCCACGACCGACAGACTCTGCTGGCCGTGCTGCAGTTCCTGCGGCAGAGCAATCTCCGCGAGGCTGAAGAGGCGCTGCGCCGTGAGGCCCGGCTGCTGGAGGAGGCAGTGGCGGGCACCGGAGTCCCGGGAGAGGCGGACGGCGCCGGTGCTGAGGCGGCTAGCGCGCTTCTCAGCCGGGTCACAGCCTCGGCCCCCGGCCCCGCTGCCACTGACCCTCCGGGCACCGGTGCTTCGGGGGCCGCCGCAGTCTCGGGCTTAGCGACAGGTCCTGCGGCTCCGGGGAAAG TTGGAAGTGTAGCTGTAGAAGACCAGCCGGATGTCAGTGCTGTGCTATCAGCTTACAACCAACAAGGAGACCCCACAATGTATGAAGAATATTATAGTGGACTGAAACACTTCATTGAATGTTCTTTGGACTGCCATCGGGCAGAATTATCCCAACTCTTTTATCCTCTGTTTGTACACATGTACTTGGAACTAGTCTACAATCAACATGAGAATGAAGCAAAATCATTTTTTGAGAA GTTCCATGGAGATCAGGAATGTTATTACCAGGATGACCTACGAGTATTATCTAGTCTTACCAAAAAGGAACACATGAAAGGGAATGAGACCATGTTGGATTTTCGAACAAGTAAATTTGTTCTGCGTATTTCCCGTGACTCGTACCAACTCTTGAAGAGGCATCTTCAGGAGAAACAGAACAATCAGATATGGAACATAGTTCAGGAGCACCTCTACATTGACATCTTTGATGGGATGCCGCGTAGTAAGCAACAGATAGATGCGATGGTGGGAAGTTTGGCAGGAGAGGCTAAACGAGAGGCAAACAAGTCAAAG GTATTTTTTGGCTTATTAAAAGAACCAGAAATTGAGGTACCTTTGgatgatgaagatgaagaaggagaaaatgaagaaggaaaacctAAAAAGAAGAAACCTAAAAAAGATAGTATTGggtccaaaagcaaaaaacaagatCCCAATGCTCCACCTCAAAACAG aatCCCTCTTCCTGAGTTGAAAGATTCAGATAAGTTGGATAAGATAATGAATATGAAAGAAACCACCAAACGAGTACGCCTTGGGCCAGACTGTTTACCCTCCATTTGTTTCTATACATTCCTCAATGCTTACCAG GGCCTCACTGCAGTGGATGTCACTGATGATTCTAGTTTGATTGCTGGAGGTTTTGCAGATTCAACTGTTAGAGTGTGGTCTGTGACACCCAAAAAGCTTCGTAGTGTTAAACAGGCAGCAG ATCTTAGCCTCATAGACAAGGAATCAGATGATGTCTTAGAAAGAataatggatgagaaaacagcAAGTGAGTTGAAGATTTTGTATGGTCACAGCGGACCTGTCTATGGAGCCAGCTTCAGTCCAGATAg GAACTACTTGCTTTCTTCTTCAGAGGATGGGACTGTTAGATTGTGGAGTCTTCAAACATTTACTTGCTTGGTGGGATATAAAGGACACAACTACCCAGTATGGGACACACAGTTTTCCCCATATGGCTATTATTTTGTGTCAGGGGGCCATGATCGAGTAGCTCG gctctgGGCTACTGACCATTATCAGCCTTTAAGGATATTTGCTGGCCATCTTGCTGATGTGAATTGTACTAGATTCCATCCAAATTCTAATTATGTTGCTACGGGCTCTGCAGACAGAACTGTGCGACTCTGGGATGTCCTGAATGGGAACTGCGTACGGATATTCACTGGACACAAG GGACCAATTCATTCCTTGACATTTTCTCCCAATGGGAGATTCCTGGCTACAGGAGCAACGGATGGCAGAGTACTCCTTTGGGATATTGGACATGGTTTGATGGTTGGAGAATTAAAAGGCCACACTGATACAGTTTGTTCACTTAGGTTTAGTAGAGATGGTGAAATTTTGGCATCAG GTTCGATGGATAATACAGTCCGGTTATGGGATGCTGTCAAAGCATTTGAAGATTTAGAGACCGATGACTTTACTACAGCCACTGGGCATATAAATTTACCTGAGAATTCACAGGAGTTATTGCTGGGAACATATATGACCAAATCAACGCCAGTTGTACACCTCCATTTTACTCGAAGAAACTTGGTTCTAGCTGCAGGAGCTTATAGTCCGCAATAA
- the ATP5MK gene encoding ATP synthase membrane subunit K, mitochondrial, with protein MAGPETDAQFQFTGIKKYFNSYTLTGRMNCVLATYGGIALMVLYFKLRSKKTPAVKAT; from the exons atggCAGGACCAGAAACTGATGCCCAATTCCAATTCACTGgtatcaaaaaatatttcaactctTACACTCTCACAGGTAGAATGAAT tGTGTACTGGCCACATATGGAGGCATCGCTTTGATGGTCTTGTACTTCAAGTTAAGGTCTAAAAAAACACCAGCTGTGAAAGCAACATAA